The Salmo trutta chromosome 22, fSalTru1.1, whole genome shotgun sequence genome contains the following window.
GACTGTAttggctgtatgtttgttttactacatgtgtaactctgtgttgttgtatgtgtcaaactgcttgctttatcttggccaggtcgcaattgtaaatgagaacttgttctcaacttgcctacctggttaaataaaggtgaaataaaaataaataaataaatatactatCCCTATCAACCCTATCATATACTGGTcataaatacatacacaggttGTAGTGTATTATCAACTAATGGGATACTGGGACGTGCTTCATGTTTTGCTTTCTCTTCTATGGTCGGAGAGTACTGTACAGCAAATCCCTGAATGCATGGGAATCAGTGTGAATACTAAAAAACCCTCTCTTCTTATTTCAGCCAATGGCTACCCTAAGGCCGGAGGAGAGTGTGGAGGTGGGGGTCAGAAGAAGCAGCTGCCCTACTCCGTAGAGACCCCCTACGGCTTCCACCTGGACCTCGACTTCCTCAAATATGTGGACGACATCGAGAAAGGCAACACCATCAAGCGGGTGCACATCCAGCGCAAGGCCAGGGGTCCTCCTAAGTTCAGCACCCTGCCCAGGAACTTCAGCCTGCCTGGGCATGGGGCAAGATCGGCCCCCAAGGACACCTGGTCTTCCACCTCTACTCTGGGACCCAAGCCCCGGGGCAGAGTCACAGAGGTCCAGCAGTTCTTGGATTTTAGAGCCAGTGATGGAGGCAGTGGTATGGCGGGGGGGCAGAGCCAGAGCAGCAGGGCGCAGGGGAGTGGCTTATCCGCGGCCAGGCCCAGGGAGGAGGCAGGGGCTGGGGTGTCAGCCGAGAAGCCCCTGGGGAGGCCCAACCTCCTCCGGACGTCCAGCATGCCCGTTACCATCCCTCACAGGAAGGCCTCCGAGTCCGGTGACGAGAGAACCGAGAACGGCTCATCTGAGAACGTATTCCGCGCTGTGCCCCAGGACCGGTCGGGGCTGCACCAGCAGATCACCGCTGCCCTGAAGAGGGTCAGAGAGCTGGAGGATATGGTGAGGACCATCCCAGAGCTCAAGTCCCAGATCTGCTcactgagggaggagagagagcatctGATCCTCAGGCTGCAGGCCCAAACCAAGCCCCAGGCTCCACTCCCCCCACAACGTGCCTCGCCCTCTCCGGCTCAGAGCATTGATCCTCAGCCGCCGGGGTCTGGAGCAGTAGTTGATACCGGGAGAGCAGAGAGCACTGCAtcagagacagaaacacaacAGAAATCCTTAAAAAGTACTGCACAAGAAGCAGAAGTAGATAGGCTTTTAGCAGCACAGGCATCAGAGGGACCAGGCCGACAAAGAGAGGCATTAGTGAATCCATTAGAGAAAACAGCAGAGCTATCAGAGGACGTTATAGTACAGAAAGCACCAGAACCTTCAGAGAGAGGAGTGATAGAGGGCGTCAGTGGTGAGGGGGATCTCCTCAGCATCGAACAGCTCCAGGCTAAGCTAGTAACACTAGAGGCTAAGTTAAGTCAGGCTAGTGAAGAGCTGGAGGAAACCAACAGTCTCCTCAGACAACAGGTAGAGGACAACaggatgaaggaggagaggatACTTCAGctaagcgagggagggagagaaggaaaggaggaggTGTGTGGGGAGAGACATACAAGTAGGAGGGCCAGTGTGGACCAgcagacagagtcagagagagtggtCATTATAAACCAGCAGACAGAGTCAGAGAGGGCTGATATGGTGGAGCAGGGGACTGATACAGAGAGGATAGTAATATGTTTAATCAGAGAGAGAGCTAACAGTGTGGACCAggggacagagacggagagagtggAAGTGGTGGACCAGGTGGCCGAGACAGAGATGATTATTGCATGTCCAGTCAGACCAAGGGCTAACAGTGTGgatcaggggacagagacagagagagtggacaCTGTAAACcaggtgacagagacagagagagtgaacacTGTAAACcaggtgacagagacagagaaagtggaCACTGTAAACCAGGTGACAGAGACGCCGCCTGGAGACAGATTAGACcaggggacagagacacagatagtAGTCAGTGTGGACCAGATGACAGACACAGCACCTGTACGTCCAGTGAGACCAGCAAGACACAGGGCTAACAGTGTGGACCAGGTTAAAGAGACACAAATACAGGCAGGAGTCAGTGTAGACCATGGGAAAGAGACAGTGGATACTGTGAACCagctgacagagacagagacacagacagcacCTGTACGTCCAGTGAGACCAGCAAGACACAGGGCTAACAGCGTGgaccaggggacagagacagagagagtgggtaCAGTGGACCaggtgacagagacagaggcagcgCAGAGTGCAGACCagcaaacagagacagagagaaacagaggtgaGACTAGCAATACCCCACATAGAGCTATAGAGATAGAAAGTGCAGCTATAGTAAGTGCAGCCATAGAAAGTGCGGTCACAGAAATTTCTGGAGCAGAAATTGAGGTCGCAGAAAGTGCTATCAAAAATGGGGATATCACTGAGAGTGCAGTAACTGAAGAAGGTTTTGTGATTATAGAATGTGTGGACACAGAAAGTATGGTCACAGAGAATGTGGTCACAGAAAATGTTGACACAGAAAGTATGGGAACAAAGAGACAAGAAGTGGTAGTAGAGAATGCAGTTGAACAAATTACAATGACTGAAAGTGTGCTTAAACAGTGTACGGCCACAGAGGGTACAGTCATAGAGAGTGTGGTCACAGAAGAGAGTGTGGTCACAGAAGAGAGTGTGGTCACAGAAGAGAATGTGGTCACAGAAGAGAGTGTGGTCACAGAAGAGAATGTGGTCACAGAAGAGAATGTGGTCACAGAAGAGAGTGTGGTCACAGAAGAGAGTGTGGTCACAGAAGAGAGTATGGTCAAAGAAGAGAGTGTGGTCACAGAAGAGAATGTGGTCACAGAAGAGAGTGTGGTCAAAGAAGAGAGTGTGGTCACAGAAGAGAATGTGGACACAGAAGAGAATGTGGTCACAGAAGAGAGTGTGGTCACAGAAGAGAGTGTGGTCACAGAAGAGAATGTGTTCACAGAAGAGAGTGTGGTCACAGAAGAGAGTGTGGTCACAGAAGAGAGTGTGGTCACAGAAGTCTctttcccctgtctctgtcccctggtcCACACTGTTAGTGTGGTGAAAGAAAGTCCTGTAGTCCCAGAGAGCCCAGTAGCAGCACCCACCCCCTCTTCCAGCCAGACCCAGCCTCAACCGGGTCAGAAGGAGTCTGTGCAGCCCCAGGCCCAGCCTCAGACCCAGGACCCTCGTCGGGGCTCCAACCCAGCATTAGGCCAGGTAGTAACACGCCTCACAGGGCTGATTAACGAGCAGTGGGCCCAGCTGGGTAGCAGCCAAGAGAAGCCGGACAAGCAGGAGACCCCCAGCCCCAGCACCCAGAAGCTTGCAGCCAGGCAGGGGAAGCCCGCTGCGGGGAAGCCTTCAACGGGCAAATCAGCAGGGAAGTCAGGGCCGTCTAAGATGAGCTCCATCCAGAGCCAGCTTGTCAGCTCCCTCAGTGCCCTGTCTGCATTCTACTCCCCTGGACAGAAGGCTTCTGCCAGCAAACAACAAGGTAGGATAGGTGTCAGGAGTACTATATGTCTTAGTAGCTACTGTAGAAGACGTGCCAGGAGGTTTCTAAGTAGACGTATAAACTTCAAAGTCATAATATTCTTGTGATATCCTGATATTCTAATAATATGCTTTGGTTGATTAGATATGTTCTACTTCCCAGTCACATATAATTGCACACTATTTAAATAATTCATATCAAGCTGATTCTATTCTGTTTGTAATATTCTCATCACATGTTGATAGTCACTAAAACTTGTTCAGGCGTTGTTTACCATGAGATCACTCCTCTGGCCCAGGTCCAATAGCTTTATCTCCATGATACTGAGCTGTCTCCTGTCTTGGCACAGAGAGCTCATAGTCTGTCTCTGTTCATTGACTCTGATAGGCCAGGGGCCTCCACGTGTCTGTGATGGCTATTGATTGTGATGGCTAGAGGTGGAACACATGTAGTGGAGCATGGCCAAATGAAACTGTTGGACGTCCTCCAAGAACAGATGAAATATGCAGTTTGTTTCTTCCACCTCTCGTTTTCTTCTTGTTGTGTTTTGGCCC
Protein-coding sequences here:
- the kank4 gene encoding KN motif and ankyrin repeat domain-containing protein 4 isoform X2 encodes the protein MDRKSANGYPKAGGECGGGGQKKQLPYSVETPYGFHLDLDFLKYVDDIEKGNTIKRVHIQRKARGPPKFSTLPRNFSLPGHGARSAPKDTWSSTSTLGPKPRGRVTEVQQFLDFRASDGGSGMAGGQSQSSRAQGSGLSAARPREEAGAGVSAEKPLGRPNLLRTSSMPVTIPHRKASESGDERTENGSSENVFRAVPQDRSGLHQQITAALKRVRELEDMVRTIPELKSQICSLREEREHLILRLQAQTKPQAPLPPQRASPSPAQSIDPQPPGSGAVVDTGRAESTASETETQQKSLKSTAQEAEVDRLLAAQASEGPGRQREALVNPLEKTAELSEDVIVQKAPEPSERGVIEGVSGEGDLLSIEQLQAKLVTLEAKLSQASEELEETNSLLRQQVEDNRMKEERILQLSEGGREGKEEVCGERHTSRRASVDQQTESERVVIINQQTESERADMVEQGTDTERIVICLIRERANSVDQGTETERVEVVDQVAETEMIIACPVRPRANSVDQGTETERVDTVNQVTETERVNTVNQVTETEKVDTVNQVTETPPGDRLDQGTETQIVVSVDQMTDTAPVRPVRPARHRANSVDQVKETQIQAGVSVDHGKETVDTVNQLTETETQTAPVRPVRPARHRANSVDQGTETERVGTVDQVTETEAAQSADQQTETERNRGETSNTPHRAIEIESAAIVSAAIESAVTEISGAEIEVAESAIKNGDITESAVTEEGFVIIECVDTESMVTENVVTENVDTESMGTKRQEVVVENAVEQITMTESVLKQCTATEGTVIESVVTEESVVTEESVVTEENVVTEESVVTEENVVTEENVVTEESVVTEESVVTEESMVKEESVVTEENVVTEESVVKEESVVTEENVDTEENVVTEESVVTEESVVTEENVFTEESVVTEESVVTEESVVTEVSFPCLCPLVHTVSVVKESPVVPESPVAAPTPSSSQTQPQPGQKESVQPQAQPQTQDPRRGSNPALGQVVTRLTGLINEQWAQLGSSQEKPDKQETPSPSTQKLAARQGKPAAGKPSTGKSAGKSGPSKMSSIQSQLVSSLSALSAFYSPGQKASASKQQGLKSIMKKNGAADKQGNRGGAKKNLKFVGVNGGYETTSSEEESSGEEKEEAEEVDSSEPEEMQEDQGKKEQQEEGAGESQGQGEATATGEMAQVTGAQAGEIEGQGDPQDPETSQALLEEQPEAGETIDKDFMEACHYIKDRMAEVATPDKEMRHILTVLYQEWFRLSSQKDSLADTVTLYLREVGIATPTLLRYIVNLADGNGNTALHYSVSHSNFPVVKLLLDTGLCEVDTQNKAGYTAVMLASLTAADGSDDMEVALQLLRQGDVNARASQAGQTALMLAVSHGRTAMVRLLLSCQADLNIQDKDGSTALICACEHGHVEIARILLESDHCDTSLTDKCGHPGIWRDGGTGRRHGVPLRGIRHPPD
- the kank4 gene encoding KN motif and ankyrin repeat domain-containing protein 4 isoform X1 is translated as MDRKSANGYPKAGGECGGGGQKKQLPYSVETPYGFHLDLDFLKYVDDIEKGNTIKRVHIQRKARGPPKFSTLPRNFSLPGHGARSAPKDTWSSTSTLGPKPRGRVTEVQQFLDFRASDGGSGMAGGQSQSSRAQGSGLSAARPREEAGAGVSAEKPLGRPNLLRTSSMPVTIPHRKASESGDERTENGSSENVFRAVPQDRSGLHQQITAALKRVRELEDMVRTIPELKSQICSLREEREHLILRLQAQTKPQAPLPPQRASPSPAQSIDPQPPGSGAVVDTGRAESTASETETQQKSLKSTAQEAEVDRLLAAQASEGPGRQREALVNPLEKTAELSEDVIVQKAPEPSERGVIEGVSGEGDLLSIEQLQAKLVTLEAKLSQASEELEETNSLLRQQVEDNRMKEERILQLSEGGREGKEEVCGERHTSRRASVDQQTESERVVIINQQTESERADMVEQGTDTERIVICLIRERANSVDQGTETERVEVVDQVAETEMIIACPVRPRANSVDQGTETERVDTVNQVTETERVNTVNQVTETEKVDTVNQVTETPPGDRLDQGTETQIVVSVDQMTDTAPVRPVRPARHRANSVDQVKETQIQAGVSVDHGKETVDTVNQLTETETQTAPVRPVRPARHRANSVDQGTETERVGTVDQVTETEAAQSADQQTETERNRGETSNTPHRAIEIESAAIVSAAIESAVTEISGAEIEVAESAIKNGDITESAVTEEGFVIIECVDTESMVTENVVTENVDTESMGTKRQEVVVENAVEQITMTESVLKQCTATEGTVIESVVTEESVVTEESVVTEENVVTEESVVTEENVVTEENVVTEESVVTEESVVTEESMVKEESVVTEENVVTEESVVKEESVVTEENVDTEENVVTEESVVTEESVVTEENVFTEESVVTEESVVTEESVVTEVSFPCLCPLVHTVSVVKESPVVPESPVAAPTPSSSQTQPQPGQKESVQPQAQPQTQDPRRGSNPALGQVVTRLTGLINEQWAQLGSSQEKPDKQETPSPSTQKLAARQGKPAAGKPSTGKSAGKSGPSKMSSIQSQLVSSLSALSAFYSPGQKASASKQQGLKSIMKKNGAADKQGNRGGAKKNLKFVGVNGGYETTSSEEESSGEEKEEAEEVDSSEPEEMQEDQGKKEQQEEGAGESQGQGEATATGEMAQVTGAQAGEIEGQGDPQDPETSQALLEEQPEAGETIDKDFMEACHYIKDRMAEVATPDKEMRHILTVLYQEWFRLSSQKDSLADTVTLYLREVGIATPTLLRYIVNLADGNGNTALHYSVSHSNFPVVKLLLDTGLCEVDTQNKAGYTAVMLASLTAADGSDDMEVALQLLRQGDVNARASQAGQTALMLAVSHGRTAMVRLLLSCQADLNIQDKDGSTALICACEHGHVEIARILLESDHCDTSLTDKDGQSALSVAVAASHSELVDLLKTHSDSTTQASNLSSPTTSATIITTTTASLL